The Thunnus maccoyii chromosome 9, fThuMac1.1, whole genome shotgun sequence genome includes a region encoding these proteins:
- the mfsd10 gene encoding major facilitator superfamily domain-containing protein 10 isoform X2, with protein sequence MSAVNKSAEDGGAFSSKVINIVFIILLLDLLGFTLILPLLPSILDHYAQTGDVVYQSLQSVVDWFREAVGIPMEKKYNSVLFGVPVIPYNRGPVRPLWQTTPTSSYHRLMSSYAVWAVSRSFSMFLLFRVIGGICKGNVSLCTAIMADLPCPKARNRGMAMIGIAFSLGFTVGPLMGAYFAIGSKTTGNVFYQTPALLALAFSVADLLFIWLTLPETLSKDVKGSSSGFGDSRDLLSPLALFHFSAVTRTEDPPSKERMQKLQVLGLVYFCYLFLFSGLEFTLSFLTHQRFHFTSMQQGKMFFFIGVIMALIQGGYARRIKPGQHIKAVRMAIMALIPAFILIGLSWNITTLYVGLALYSFAAAIVVPCLSTLVSDHGSANQKGTVMGILRSLGALARALGPVVSSSVYWIAGAQTCFLFTSASFIIPLALLSTARRLKEE encoded by the exons ATGTCAGCCGTAAACAAATCTGCAGAAGATGGCGGCGCGTTCTCGTCAAAGGTCATCAACATCGTGTTTATCATCCTGCTGCTGGACCTGCTGGGATTTACACTGATTCTGCCTCTCCTGCCTTCAATTTTGGACCACTATGCACAAACAGGg GATGTCGTCTATCAGTCTCTGCAGAGTGTCGTGGACTGGTTCAGGGAGGCGGTTGGAATTCCTATGGAGAAGAAGTACAACAGTGTCCTGTTTGGAG tTCCTGTCATCCCCTATAACCGGGGCCCTGTCAGACCGCTATGGCAGACGACCCCTACTTCTTCTTACCACA GGCTGATGTCCTCCTATGCCGTCTGGGCCGTTTCCCGGAGTTTCAGCATGTTCCTTCTGTTTCGAGTCATTGGGGGCATTTGCAAGGGCAACGTCAGCCTCTGCACTGCCATCATGGCTGACCTGCCTTGCCCAAAAGCACGGAACCGAGGAATG GCCATGATCGGCATTGCCTTCTCTCTGGGCTTCACTGTTGGACCTCTGATGGGGGCCTACTTCGCCATCGGCTCCAAAACGACAGGAAACGTCTTCTATCAAACTCCGGCTCTGCTCGCCTTGGCCTTCAGTGTCGCCGATCTGCTCTTTATTTGGCTCACGCTGCCAGAGACGCTCTCAAAGGACGTCAAG GGGTCGTCTTCAGGGTTCGGGGACTCCAGGGACCTCCTGAGCCCGTTAGCTTTGTTCCATTTTTCAGCTGTTACCAGAACAGAAGATCCACCTTCAAAAGAAA GAATGCAGAAGCTTCAGGTGTTGGGTCTGGTTTATTTCTGTTACCTCTTCCTGTTCTCTGGTCTGGAGTTCACACTGAGTTTTCTGACTCACCAGCGTTTCCACTTTACAAG TATGCAGCAGGGAAAGATGTTCTTCTTCATTGGTGTCATCATGGCTTTGATCCAGGGAGGGTACGCTCGCAGAATCAAACCTGGGCAGCATATCAAAGCTGTTCGTATG GCAATCATGGCACTGATCCCAGCGTTTATACTCATTGGGCTTTCATGGAATATAACAACTCTCTACGTCGGCTTGGCGCTGTACTCTTTTG CGGCTGCAATAGTAGTTCCATGCCTGTCGACGCTCGTCTCTGACCACG gctcagccaatcagaaaggCACAGTGATGGGGATCCTGCGTAGTTTGGGCGCTCTTGCAAGAGCACTGGGTCCAGTCGTGTCATCCTCCG TTTACTGGATAGCTGGAGCACAGACCTGTTTTCTGTTCACATCAGCCTCTTTCATTATACCTCTGGCTTTACTGAGCACAGCTAGAAGACTGAAGGAGGAGTGA
- the mfsd10 gene encoding major facilitator superfamily domain-containing protein 10 isoform X3, with amino-acid sequence MHKQGMSSISLCRVSWTGSGRRLEFLWRRSTTVSCLEFLSSPITGALSDRYGRRPLLLLTTLGLMSSYAVWAVSRSFSMFLLFRVIGGICKGNVSLCTAIMADLPCPKARNRGMAMIGIAFSLGFTVGPLMGAYFAIGSKTTGNVFYQTPALLALAFSVADLLFIWLTLPETLSKDVKGSSSGFGDSRDLLSPLALFHFSAVTRTEDPPSKERMQKLQVLGLVYFCYLFLFSGLEFTLSFLTHQRFHFTSMQQGKMFFFIGVIMALIQGGYARRIKPGQHIKAVRMAIMALIPAFILIGLSWNITTLYVGLALYSFAAAIVVPCLSTLVSDHGSANQKGTVMGILRSLGALARALGPVVSSSVYWIAGAQTCFLFTSASFIIPLALLSTARRLKEE; translated from the exons ATGCACAAACAGGg GATGTCGTCTATCAGTCTCTGCAGAGTGTCGTGGACTGGTTCAGGGAGGCGGTTGGAATTCCTATGGAGAAGAAGTACAACAGTGTCCTGTTTGGAG tTCCTGTCATCCCCTATAACCGGGGCCCTGTCAGACCGCTATGGCAGACGACCCCTACTTCTTCTTACCACA TTAGGGCTGATGTCCTCCTATGCCGTCTGGGCCGTTTCCCGGAGTTTCAGCATGTTCCTTCTGTTTCGAGTCATTGGGGGCATTTGCAAGGGCAACGTCAGCCTCTGCACTGCCATCATGGCTGACCTGCCTTGCCCAAAAGCACGGAACCGAGGAATG GCCATGATCGGCATTGCCTTCTCTCTGGGCTTCACTGTTGGACCTCTGATGGGGGCCTACTTCGCCATCGGCTCCAAAACGACAGGAAACGTCTTCTATCAAACTCCGGCTCTGCTCGCCTTGGCCTTCAGTGTCGCCGATCTGCTCTTTATTTGGCTCACGCTGCCAGAGACGCTCTCAAAGGACGTCAAG GGGTCGTCTTCAGGGTTCGGGGACTCCAGGGACCTCCTGAGCCCGTTAGCTTTGTTCCATTTTTCAGCTGTTACCAGAACAGAAGATCCACCTTCAAAAGAAA GAATGCAGAAGCTTCAGGTGTTGGGTCTGGTTTATTTCTGTTACCTCTTCCTGTTCTCTGGTCTGGAGTTCACACTGAGTTTTCTGACTCACCAGCGTTTCCACTTTACAAG TATGCAGCAGGGAAAGATGTTCTTCTTCATTGGTGTCATCATGGCTTTGATCCAGGGAGGGTACGCTCGCAGAATCAAACCTGGGCAGCATATCAAAGCTGTTCGTATG GCAATCATGGCACTGATCCCAGCGTTTATACTCATTGGGCTTTCATGGAATATAACAACTCTCTACGTCGGCTTGGCGCTGTACTCTTTTG CGGCTGCAATAGTAGTTCCATGCCTGTCGACGCTCGTCTCTGACCACG gctcagccaatcagaaaggCACAGTGATGGGGATCCTGCGTAGTTTGGGCGCTCTTGCAAGAGCACTGGGTCCAGTCGTGTCATCCTCCG TTTACTGGATAGCTGGAGCACAGACCTGTTTTCTGTTCACATCAGCCTCTTTCATTATACCTCTGGCTTTACTGAGCACAGCTAGAAGACTGAAGGAGGAGTGA
- the mfsd10 gene encoding major facilitator superfamily domain-containing protein 10 isoform X1 — MSAVNKSAEDGGAFSSKVINIVFIILLLDLLGFTLILPLLPSILDHYAQTGDVVYQSLQSVVDWFREAVGIPMEKKYNSVLFGGLIGSLFSLLQFLSSPITGALSDRYGRRPLLLLTTLGLMSSYAVWAVSRSFSMFLLFRVIGGICKGNVSLCTAIMADLPCPKARNRGMAMIGIAFSLGFTVGPLMGAYFAIGSKTTGNVFYQTPALLALAFSVADLLFIWLTLPETLSKDVKGSSSGFGDSRDLLSPLALFHFSAVTRTEDPPSKERMQKLQVLGLVYFCYLFLFSGLEFTLSFLTHQRFHFTSMQQGKMFFFIGVIMALIQGGYARRIKPGQHIKAVRMAIMALIPAFILIGLSWNITTLYVGLALYSFAAAIVVPCLSTLVSDHGSANQKGTVMGILRSLGALARALGPVVSSSVYWIAGAQTCFLFTSASFIIPLALLSTARRLKEE, encoded by the exons ATGTCAGCCGTAAACAAATCTGCAGAAGATGGCGGCGCGTTCTCGTCAAAGGTCATCAACATCGTGTTTATCATCCTGCTGCTGGACCTGCTGGGATTTACACTGATTCTGCCTCTCCTGCCTTCAATTTTGGACCACTATGCACAAACAGGg GATGTCGTCTATCAGTCTCTGCAGAGTGTCGTGGACTGGTTCAGGGAGGCGGTTGGAATTCCTATGGAGAAGAAGTACAACAGTGTCCTGTTTGGAG GTCTGATTGGGtcactgttttctctgctgcagtTCCTGTCATCCCCTATAACCGGGGCCCTGTCAGACCGCTATGGCAGACGACCCCTACTTCTTCTTACCACA TTAGGGCTGATGTCCTCCTATGCCGTCTGGGCCGTTTCCCGGAGTTTCAGCATGTTCCTTCTGTTTCGAGTCATTGGGGGCATTTGCAAGGGCAACGTCAGCCTCTGCACTGCCATCATGGCTGACCTGCCTTGCCCAAAAGCACGGAACCGAGGAATG GCCATGATCGGCATTGCCTTCTCTCTGGGCTTCACTGTTGGACCTCTGATGGGGGCCTACTTCGCCATCGGCTCCAAAACGACAGGAAACGTCTTCTATCAAACTCCGGCTCTGCTCGCCTTGGCCTTCAGTGTCGCCGATCTGCTCTTTATTTGGCTCACGCTGCCAGAGACGCTCTCAAAGGACGTCAAG GGGTCGTCTTCAGGGTTCGGGGACTCCAGGGACCTCCTGAGCCCGTTAGCTTTGTTCCATTTTTCAGCTGTTACCAGAACAGAAGATCCACCTTCAAAAGAAA GAATGCAGAAGCTTCAGGTGTTGGGTCTGGTTTATTTCTGTTACCTCTTCCTGTTCTCTGGTCTGGAGTTCACACTGAGTTTTCTGACTCACCAGCGTTTCCACTTTACAAG TATGCAGCAGGGAAAGATGTTCTTCTTCATTGGTGTCATCATGGCTTTGATCCAGGGAGGGTACGCTCGCAGAATCAAACCTGGGCAGCATATCAAAGCTGTTCGTATG GCAATCATGGCACTGATCCCAGCGTTTATACTCATTGGGCTTTCATGGAATATAACAACTCTCTACGTCGGCTTGGCGCTGTACTCTTTTG CGGCTGCAATAGTAGTTCCATGCCTGTCGACGCTCGTCTCTGACCACG gctcagccaatcagaaaggCACAGTGATGGGGATCCTGCGTAGTTTGGGCGCTCTTGCAAGAGCACTGGGTCCAGTCGTGTCATCCTCCG TTTACTGGATAGCTGGAGCACAGACCTGTTTTCTGTTCACATCAGCCTCTTTCATTATACCTCTGGCTTTACTGAGCACAGCTAGAAGACTGAAGGAGGAGTGA